The Rana temporaria chromosome 4, aRanTem1.1, whole genome shotgun sequence genome contains a region encoding:
- the FAM43A gene encoding protein FAM43A: MLPWKKSKFDLIEEDSKQSKQKGYAVSLNYSALTSLAKSCPEGALTRVGSMFKSKRKKIKITGEDPTYTVLYLGNATTLQSKGDGCTDLAVCKIWSKSEMGKHGTKMKLTVSAQGIRMVHMEDKAKRPGHLYLLHRVTYCVADPRLPKIFAWIYRHEMKHKAVMLRCHAVLVSKPEKAKAMALLLYQTSANALAEFKRLKRREDARHQQQQLIGEHNIPLVPLRKLLNGQCCYKPPVERSRSAPKLGSITEDQQGEEEEERAMSFECEDVLDAGGGGDEEHDKQELAQLISDLGELSLGNDLQTLKADLRVTRLLSGESTGSESSIDSNQENGHIGNGFQECRVLETV, from the coding sequence ATGTTGCCCTGGAAAAAGAGCAAGTTCGACCTGATCGAGGAGGACAGCAAGCAGAGCAAGCAGAAGGGCTATGCGGTGAGCCTGAACTACAGCGCCCTGACCTCCCTGGCCAAGTCTTGCCCGGAGGGTGCCCTCACCAGGGTGGGCAGTATGTTTAAATCTAAGAGGAAGAAGATCAAGATCACCGGGGAGGACCCGACCTACACCGTGCTCTACCTGGGCAATGCCACCACCCTGCAGTCTAAGGGGGACGGCTGTACCGACCTGGCTGTGTGTAAGATCTGGAGTAAGAGTGAGATGGGCAAGCATGGCACTAAGATGAAGCTGACGGTCAGTGCCCAGGGTATCCGTATGGTACACATGGAGGACAAAGCCAAGCGGCCCGGCCACCTCTACCTACTGCACCGGGTCACCTACTGTGTGGCCGACCCCCGGCTGCCCAAGATCTTCGCCTGGATCTACAGACACGAGATGAAGCACAAGGCGGTGATGCTGCgatgccatgcagtgctggtGTCCAAGCCGGAGAAGGCCAAGGCCATGGCACTGCTCCTCTACCAGACCTCCGCCAACGCCCTGGCAGAGTTCAAGAGGCTGAAGAGGAGGGAAGATGCCCGGCACCAGCAGCAGCAACTGATCGGGGAGCACAACATCCCCCTTGTCCCCCTCCGCAAACTCCTCAATGGTCAGTGCTGCTACAAGCCCCCCGTGGAGAGGAGCCGCAGCGCCCCCAAACTGGGCTCCATCACTGAGGATCagcagggggaagaggaggaggagagggcgatGAGCTTCGAGTGTGAGGATGTGCTGgacgctgggggagggggggatgaggaGCACGACAAGCAAGAACTGGCCCAGCTTATCAGTGACCTGGGGGAACTTAGTCTGGGCAATGACCTGCAAACCCTCAAAGCTGACCTCAGGGTCACCAGGCTGCTGTCCGGGGAGAGTACGGGCAGTGAGTCCTCCATAGACAGCAACCAGGAGAATGGACACATTGGCAATGGTTTCCAGGAGTGCAGGGTGCTTGAGACTGTATga